The DNA sequence GATTTTTCAGGATGGAATTGAGCGCCGTAGATATTATCTTTGTGAATCATAGCTGGTATTGCAATACTATAATCAGCTGTCACATCAACGTACTCTTTAGGCACATCAGTGAAATAGCTGTGTACAAAATAGACCGCTTGGTCTTGTAAACCGACTGTCAGTGGTGACTCTTGCCGAACCTGTAAATCATTCCAGCCTATATGAGGAACTGGGAATCCCGCCTGAGCAGGAATCGCTCGACAGATTCCTGGAATAAAGCCTAAACCAGCTGTCTCGGTATGCTCCACGCCTGTTTCGGTCAGTAATTGCATACCCAGACAAATGCCCAATAACGGGGTGCCCTTGGCAACAGTTTCCTTGATAGCAGTGACTAAGCCCCGTTTTTCCAGCTCTGTCATTGCTGCAGGGTAGGCTCCAACTCCCGGTAAAATCAGGCCGTCTGCTGCTAAAATCTTGACCGGATTGGCCGATAGCTCAGCTTCGACACCAATTTTAGACAGGGCCCGCAAGACATTAGCTGTATTACCGGCATCGTAATCAATAACAATAATTTTCATATCACAAGAGTCCTTTAGTTGAGTTGACACCCTTAATTTCAGGATTGAGCGTAATGGCCTCACGCAGCGCCCGTCCTGTTGCTTTGAAAAGACTTTCTGCCTTGTGGTGAGTATTCTTTCCGTGTAAAATCTTAAGGTGTAGGTTCATCTGAACATTAAAAGCTAAAGCTTGAAAGAATTCCTCGACCAATTCGGTATCAAAATTTCCCAGTCTTGGATTATCAAAACTACAATCAAAAACCAAGTAGCTGCGTCCTGACAAGTCAAGACTGGCCATGCCTAGTGTTTCATCCATAGGCACAAAGCTGGTCCCATAACGATTGATACCAGCCTTATCACCCAGTGCTTCTTTAAGGGCTTGACCAAGGACGATCCCCACATCTTCAACTGTGTGATGACTGTCCACATGGAGGTCGCCATCCGCCTTGACCACCAAGGACATCCGTCCATGACGGGCAAAAAGCGTCAGCATGTGGTCGAAAAATCCTACACCCGTATCAATGTCAACGGGCTCCTGCGCATCCAAATTCAAACTGAGTTTGATTTTTGTTTCAAAGGTATTGCGTTCGATGCTTGCTTGTCTCATGTTATTCTCCTAATGTAACTGTTTAAGTGTTTGATTCAAGGATTGGTCTTGACCATTTTCAAAAATATAATCAATAAGGTCTTGTTTAGAAAGAACCTTGGCCAAAAATACCTCATCTAAAGACTCCAGTAACTCTCCCATGCTTTTCTTAGCGCGTTCATTAAAGAGCTTGACCCGCTTGGTTTCTGTAATTTTGCGCTCAGCAACTTCTGGTGGATACCCGATGCCAAAGCCCCCATCAAATAATTTTTCCATGCAGTATTCTAAGTTTAATTCTCCCAGCCAGCCATAACCAAGTCCTAAGGAAAAGGAAACGGCATTGCCATCATTGATGCGGCCAAATAGGAAAGCATCTTGCGGGTTCTGAACAAAGCCACAGAGTACGTTTGGTAAGGTATTACAAGCCAGAGCCATCCCCTGTCCAGACGAGCACCCCGTTATCACAAAATCCACTGCTCGGCTTGACAGCAACAGAGAAATCAGTAAGGCAACCTCTGTGTATGAATAATTCTCTTCCTCTTCAAAAACACCAAAATTGATGACTTCGTGCCCCAAGGGTACCACAACCTTTTTGGTAATTCTAACCAGAGTCTTATTTTTATCAACTTGTGTAGAGCCTTGAATAATAGCTATTTTCATTACTGTACCTCATCCAGTATCTCAATCACCTTGTACAAATCAGCTTCATTGATTTGGTAAGGTGCTTGCTCGCGTACAATTGGTTTGGCACAAAAAGCGATACCTATACCCGCTGCCTGTATCATGGGGAGGTCATTGGCACCATCTCCCATGGCAATAGTTTGGCTGAGTTCAAGATTATTTTCAGCCGCCCAGTCGCAGAGTTTTTGGAACTTAATATCTTTGGTGACAATCTCGCCATAGGTTCGACCCGTCAGGATACCGTCTGCCACCTCCAAATGGTTAGCTTTGACATAGTCAATACCAACTTCTGTAGCTAAACGATCAACTGTTTCATGGAAGCCACCGGATACCAAACCGACCTTATAGCCACGCGCATGAAGTTCAGCTACCAATTCCCTAGCTCCCTTATTAAAGTGAATACGCTGATAGACTTGGTCAAAAATGGTCTCTGGCAAACCTTTTAGTGCAGTCACCCGCTCTTGCAACGCCTGCTTGAAATCAAGTTCTCCTCTCATAGCGCGCTCGGTGATCTCCGCAACTTGGGCGCCAACACCTGCTTCTTCTCCCAGCAAATCAATCACTTCTTCCTGAACGAGGGTTGAATCCACGTCCATGACTAACAGTCCTTTAATTTTGGTCATTTCTCACCTCGATGGCTCTGGCATGGGCTTGCAGGCCTTCAGCATAGGCCAAAGTTGTAATATCTTTTTCTGCGCTGTTGACCGCTGCCTTACTGTACTGGGTATACTGGATGCGTTTGACGAAGTCATGCACTCCCAGAGCAGATGAGAAGCGGCTGGTTGCTGTGGTCGGTAGGATATGATTAGCACCAGCATAATAATCACCAATCGGTTCGCTCGTATAGTGTCCTAAAAAGACAGAACCAGCATTTTCGACCTGATCTAGGTAGTCATAGGCATTCTCCATAGCAATTTCCAAGTGCTCAGGCGCCACCTTGTTCATAAGGTCAAACATATCCGCAGTATTGGCTGCGATGATAATGCGTCCATTATTTTCGATAGACGGACGGGCAATGGCCTCGCGGGGTAACCGCTTCAGCTGCGCTTCAATTTCTGCTTCAACCGCATCAGCCAGTTCTTCAGAATCCGTTACCAAAATCGCCCGCGCTCGAACATCGTGTTCGGCCTGTGAGAGCAAGTCTGCCGCTACGTAAGCTGGGTTAGCTGTACTGTCAGCGATAACACCAATTTCTGAAGGACCAGCAATCATATCAATTCCGACAATACCGTAAACCTGTTTCTTAGCCGTTGCCACAAAGATATTACCAGGACCTGTAACCTTATCCACTTTTGGAATGGTTTGAGTGCCGTAAGCCAGGGCAGCAACGCCTTGGGCACCGCCGATTTGATAAATTTTATCAACTCCGGCCAATTTAGCCGCTACTAGGATTGCTGGAACAAAGTGCTCTTGCGGCGGCGTGATCATAATGATTTCCTTGACACCAGCGATTTTAGCCGGAATGACATTCATGAGGACTGAGGACGGATAGGCTGCTGTCCCTCCCGGTACATAGACGCCCACACGCTCAATCGGACGGATAATCTGGCCGCGAAGGACACCGCTTGATGGCTGGTCTTCAAAGCCCGTCTCCAGCTGCTGGCGGTGGTAAGATTCAATATTAGACTTGGCATTTTCAAGAGCTGTCAGAACATCCTTATCAACCTCTGCAAAAGCCTGCTCAATCAGCTCCTGCTTGACTTCGAAGTCGGTGAGTTCAATCTTATCAAAGGTTGCAGAATACTCACGCAATGCTTCATCACCGCGATTTTTCACATCCTCAATAATAGCGCGGACAGTTTCCTCAACATCGAGGTTTTGCTGACTCAGCTCCAACTGTTCTTGATAGAGAATCTTAGATATGGCTTCGTTAGTTCCTGTTAGACGTTTCATTGAAAAGGTACCTCCTCGTCTCCAACAATCGCTTCAATTTTTTTAATGAAAGGCAGTATTTGGGGATTATTTTTAAGGGCAGCCTTGTTGACAATCATTCTGGCTGAGATACGACAGATATCTTCAAATACTTCTAAGCCATTGGCCTTTAAGGTGTTGCCCGTTTCGACAATATCAACAATGGCATCAGCTAAACCGATGACAGGAGCAATTTCAACACTTCCTTGAATGGAGATGATTTCAACATCCTCTCCTTTTTGATTATAAAAATTAGTGGCAACTGTAGGATACTTCGTTGCAATACGCTTACGCTTATGGTCTCTTGGATTAAAGCTAGGAATGGAAGCCACAGCAAATTTACAGAGGCCAATATTCAAATCCAACATTTCCAGATAGCCTGTCGGATGCTCCATAAGTACATCCTTGCCCACTACTCCAATATCAGCAACACCATGGTGAACGTAAGTAGTGACATCCGGTGCCTTGACTAATAGGAAGCGAAAACCTTTATCAGGACTTTCAAAAATGAGACTGCGCCCCTTATCAGCCATAAATGTCATGTCAAAGCCTGCCTGTTCCAAAAGGTTAACCGTACCTTTTTCAATTCGCCCCTTCGTAAGCGCTATTGTTAATTGTTCTGTCATCGTAGAGTACCCCTTTCCAAGTTATCATGGATGGCCTGATAGATACTGTCTAAATCGACTGCCCAGCCAACAGCTGTCAGCTCTGTTGCTCCAAAACGTTCAAATAATTTGTCATAACGGCCACCTGATACAAAGGCATCTGGAACATTTTCACCAAAAACCTTGAACATCATACCGGTATAGTAAGGCAGGGAAGGAACCTGTGCAAGGTCAATTGTTGTCTGAGGCAAAAAGCGATAGATGTCTCCCAGCAGGTCTTCTAAATTATCAAGAGCTTTTAAAATTCTTCTGTCTTTAACCAAAGCCCGAGCTTGAGTCAGCACATCATGACTTTCACCAAATAAGAAAGGCAGAGCCTCAATAAAGGTGTCAAATTTACTAGGATGTTTTTCAGTAAAGGTATGGAGAGCTGTGATATTTTTATCAATAATGGCTCCTTCCAATTGATGCTGACTGATGTCATCCAAGTCCAACTCATCATAGATGGTTTGCAAGATAGCTGCATGGGAAAACTCGAACTGATAGACCTTAACCCCAGCTACGTCCAAAGCTGACTTAGCTGATAAGACCGCTTCTTTGAGCGCCTTATCGGCCGGATAGCCAACAATTTCCACACCAGCCTGAGTGTGCTCATTGAGCAGGCCGCGCAGCTCTTCATTATAGTGAAAGACCTTTCCGGAATAAGAAAATTTAATCGGTGTCTCTACTTGAGTCGAGGCTATAACTCGGCCAATTTGGCTGGTAATATCCGGCCGCAGGCTAAGTAAATCTCCCGACTTATCGAAGAGATGATAATGAGTCTTTTTCAGCTCATCGCCAAACACTTCTGTGTGCTCCAAGGTCGGCGTTTCAATGCGCCTGAACTGTCGCTCTATCAATAAATCACTAATATCACGTTCTAAGCGATACATAGTCGCAGCCTTCTTGAATAATTTGTCATGCATGCCTACTGGTAATGTTGTTTTTTTCATGAAACTACCTCTTGAATGATCATTATGACTTTCTCCATTTCTTCCTGTCGGCCAATCGAGATACGTAGATAATCCTTAATTCTTTCTACTCTAGGGAAATAACGGACATAGATATTCTTAGTCTGTAAATACTGAAAGAGTTCCTGAGCTGCTAGAGTCGGTTTGACCAAGACAAAGTTGGCCGAGCTCGGTAAGACCTCAAAACCTATGGCCGCGAGTTCTTTGGTAAACCAGTCACGGATCTCCATAATTTTTTGACAGTTATTGCTGTAGTAATCCCAGTCATCGACAGCTGCCAAAGCTAATTTTTCTGCTATGCTGTCAACGGCATAAGGGTTGAGAGAGTTTTTGACAGCTTCAATGACTTTAATCAACTCTGGGCTGCCAACACCATAGCCCACGCGCAAACCTGCCAGAGAAGCATCTTTAGAAAAGGTGCGCGTGATAAAAACGTTTTTGTATTTTTCCAGCAGAGGCAGGGCGGTCTTACCACCGAAGTTAATGTAGGCCTCGTCAATAATAACAACGACATCCTGATTTGCCTGAATGATCTTTTCCAGTTCATCCAAAGGCTTATAAATACCTGTGGGGGCATTTGGATTAGCGACAACAAGACCGCCGTTTAATGTCTGGTAATCTGATGGGGCTATTTCAAATTGACTGGTCAGCGGCACCTCAC is a window from the Streptococcus criceti HS-6 genome containing:
- the hisH gene encoding imidazole glycerol phosphate synthase subunit HisH, producing the protein MKIIVIDYDAGNTANVLRALSKIGVEAELSANPVKILAADGLILPGVGAYPAAMTELEKRGLVTAIKETVAKGTPLLGICLGMQLLTETGVEHTETAGLGFIPGICRAIPAQAGFPVPHIGWNDLQVRQESPLTVGLQDQAVYFVHSYFTDVPKEYVDVTADYSIAIPAMIHKDNIYGAQFHPEKSGAVGLGILKRFAELCE
- the hisB gene encoding imidazoleglycerol-phosphate dehydratase HisB; protein product: MRQASIERNTFETKIKLSLNLDAQEPVDIDTGVGFFDHMLTLFARHGRMSLVVKADGDLHVDSHHTVEDVGIVLGQALKEALGDKAGINRYGTSFVPMDETLGMASLDLSGRSYLVFDCSFDNPRLGNFDTELVEEFFQALAFNVQMNLHLKILHGKNTHHKAESLFKATGRALREAITLNPEIKGVNSTKGLL
- a CDS encoding RpiB/LacA/LacB family sugar-phosphate isomerase yields the protein MKIAIIQGSTQVDKNKTLVRITKKVVVPLGHEVINFGVFEEEENYSYTEVALLISLLLSSRAVDFVITGCSSGQGMALACNTLPNVLCGFVQNPQDAFLFGRINDGNAVSFSLGLGYGWLGELNLEYCMEKLFDGGFGIGYPPEVAERKITETKRVKLFNERAKKSMGELLESLDEVFLAKVLSKQDLIDYIFENGQDQSLNQTLKQLH
- the serB gene encoding phosphoserine phosphatase SerB; translation: MTKIKGLLVMDVDSTLVQEEVIDLLGEEAGVGAQVAEITERAMRGELDFKQALQERVTALKGLPETIFDQVYQRIHFNKGARELVAELHARGYKVGLVSGGFHETVDRLATEVGIDYVKANHLEVADGILTGRTYGEIVTKDIKFQKLCDWAAENNLELSQTIAMGDGANDLPMIQAAGIGIAFCAKPIVREQAPYQINEADLYKVIEILDEVQ
- the hisD gene encoding histidinol dehydrogenase, producing MKRLTGTNEAISKILYQEQLELSQQNLDVEETVRAIIEDVKNRGDEALREYSATFDKIELTDFEVKQELIEQAFAEVDKDVLTALENAKSNIESYHRQQLETGFEDQPSSGVLRGQIIRPIERVGVYVPGGTAAYPSSVLMNVIPAKIAGVKEIIMITPPQEHFVPAILVAAKLAGVDKIYQIGGAQGVAALAYGTQTIPKVDKVTGPGNIFVATAKKQVYGIVGIDMIAGPSEIGVIADSTANPAYVAADLLSQAEHDVRARAILVTDSEELADAVEAEIEAQLKRLPREAIARPSIENNGRIIIAANTADMFDLMNKVAPEHLEIAMENAYDYLDQVENAGSVFLGHYTSEPIGDYYAGANHILPTTATSRFSSALGVHDFVKRIQYTQYSKAAVNSAEKDITTLAYAEGLQAHARAIEVRNDQN
- the hisG gene encoding ATP phosphoribosyltransferase; the encoded protein is MTEQLTIALTKGRIEKGTVNLLEQAGFDMTFMADKGRSLIFESPDKGFRFLLVKAPDVTTYVHHGVADIGVVGKDVLMEHPTGYLEMLDLNIGLCKFAVASIPSFNPRDHKRKRIATKYPTVATNFYNQKGEDVEIISIQGSVEIAPVIGLADAIVDIVETGNTLKANGLEVFEDICRISARMIVNKAALKNNPQILPFIKKIEAIVGDEEVPFQ
- a CDS encoding ATP phosphoribosyltransferase regulatory subunit: MKKTTLPVGMHDKLFKKAATMYRLERDISDLLIERQFRRIETPTLEHTEVFGDELKKTHYHLFDKSGDLLSLRPDITSQIGRVIASTQVETPIKFSYSGKVFHYNEELRGLLNEHTQAGVEIVGYPADKALKEAVLSAKSALDVAGVKVYQFEFSHAAILQTIYDELDLDDISQHQLEGAIIDKNITALHTFTEKHPSKFDTFIEALPFLFGESHDVLTQARALVKDRRILKALDNLEDLLGDIYRFLPQTTIDLAQVPSLPYYTGMMFKVFGENVPDAFVSGGRYDKLFERFGATELTAVGWAVDLDSIYQAIHDNLERGTLR
- the hisC gene encoding histidinol-phosphate transaminase, with translation MIRGLREIEPYVAGSQPQGKRIIKLNTNENAYPPSPKVADALKAFDSADLRKYSTLTQEELRQSLSAHLGVAADQIILGNGSDDILSMAFLAFFNNDEPILFPDLTYGFYKVWANLYDIAYREVPLTSQFEIAPSDYQTLNGGLVVANPNAPTGIYKPLDELEKIIQANQDVVVIIDEAYINFGGKTALPLLEKYKNVFITRTFSKDASLAGLRVGYGVGSPELIKVIEAVKNSLNPYAVDSIAEKLALAAVDDWDYYSNNCQKIMEIRDWFTKELAAIGFEVLPSSANFVLVKPTLAAQELFQYLQTKNIYVRYFPRVERIKDYLRISIGRQEEMEKVIMIIQEVVS